From Clarias gariepinus isolate MV-2021 ecotype Netherlands chromosome 2, CGAR_prim_01v2, whole genome shotgun sequence, one genomic window encodes:
- the itfg2 gene encoding KICSTOR complex protein ITFG2 isoform X1, translating into MRSLSFVQRVCLDFTGSLFPHAICLGDADNDCLNELVVGDTSGKLYIYKNDDSKPWLTRSCVGMLTCVGVGDLCNKGKNLVVAVGAEGWFHLFDIASDVAKAESSSQPEWLFGDDQKPSFTQHIPANTKVMLISDIDGDGRSELVVGYTDRVVRAFRWEEPSDATDLTAGQLVLLKKWLLDGQVDSLSVNPGADGRPELMVSQPGCGYAILLCSWTQDGAAAAAPGESRLTASARGGSSRDVVLHLTTGRIHNKNVSTHLIGSISRGSKGDDSKGGLFALCTLDGTLKLMDSSEQLLWSVQVDHQLFALQKLDVTGDGREEVVACAWDGQTYIIDHNRTVVRFQFDENVNAFCAGLYACKQGRNIPCLVYVSFSQKIYVYWRVELECMEPTSLQRVLEQRPEYTDLLHKLGVDTSDAEAVRKLIGDLLYRDSEQ; encoded by the exons ATGCGCTCCCTGAGTTTTGTACAGCGGGTGTGTTTGGACTTCACAGGCTCGCTCTTCCCTCACGCCATCTGTCTCGGAGACGCAGATAACGACTGT TTGAATGAGCTTGTGGTCGGCGACACGAGTGGGAAGTTGTACATCTATAAGAATGATGACTCCAAGCCCTGGCTCACTAGATCATGTGTAGGAATG CTGACCTGCGTGGGAGTAGGAGACCTCTGTAACAAAGGCAAA AACCTGGTAGTGGCTGTAGGTGCTGAAGGCTGGTTCCATCTGTTTGACATCGCCTCTGATGTAGCCAAAGCTGAATCCTCCAGCCAGCCCGAGTGGTTATTTGGAGATGACCAGAAGCCAAGTTTTACCCAGCACATCCCTGCCAACACTAAAGTCATGCTGATTAGTGACATTG acggTGATGGCCGCAGCGAGCTTGTTGTAGGCTACACTGACCGTGTGGTACGAGCTTTCCGATGGGAAGAGCCATCTGATGCGACTGACCTGACTGCTGGTCAGCTGGTTTTGTTAAAGAAGTGGCTCTTGGATGGGCag GTGGACAGTTTGTCGGTGAATCCGGGTGCAGATGGCAGACCCGAGCTCATGGTGTCTCAGCCAGGCTGTGGTTATGCCATTCTGCTCTGTTCCTGGACACAAGATGGCGCTGCAGCTGCAGCACCCGGAGAGAGCCGTTTAACTGCTTCTGCAAG aggagggTCCTCCAGAGACGTTGTTCTTCATCTGACCACTGGCCGCATTCATAACAAGAACGTGTCGACCCATTTGATTGGCAGCATCAGTAGAG GGTCCAAGGGAGACGACTCTAAAGGAGGCTTATTTGCTCTCTGCACTTTAGACG GTACCCTGAAGCTTATGGACAGCTCGGAGCAGCTTCTTTGGTCGGTGCAGGTGGATCACCAGCTCTTTGCACTGCAGAAACTGGATGTCACG GGTGACGGCAGAGAAGAGGTGGTGGCGTGTGCCTGGGACGGCCAAACGTACATCATCGACCACAACCGCACAGTGGTCCGATTCCAGTTTGACGAGAACGTGAATGCATTTTGTGCCG GCCTGTATGCGTGCAAGCAGGGCAGGAACATTCCATGTCTGGTGTATGTGAGCTTCAGTCAGAAGATCTATGTGTACTGGAGGGTTGAGCTGGAGTGCATGGAGCCCACcagcctgcagagagtactggAACAGAGGCCGGAATACACAGATCTGCTGCACAAACTGGGAGTGG ACACAAGTGACGCAGAAGCCGTTCGGAAGCTCATTGGAGATTTACTGTACAGAGATTCAGAACAATAA
- the itfg2 gene encoding KICSTOR complex protein ITFG2 isoform X2 has protein sequence MCRNGKLTCVGVGDLCNKGKNLVVAVGAEGWFHLFDIASDVAKAESSSQPEWLFGDDQKPSFTQHIPANTKVMLISDIDGDGRSELVVGYTDRVVRAFRWEEPSDATDLTAGQLVLLKKWLLDGQVDSLSVNPGADGRPELMVSQPGCGYAILLCSWTQDGAAAAAPGESRLTASARGGSSRDVVLHLTTGRIHNKNVSTHLIGSISRGSKGDDSKGGLFALCTLDGTLKLMDSSEQLLWSVQVDHQLFALQKLDVTGDGREEVVACAWDGQTYIIDHNRTVVRFQFDENVNAFCAGLYACKQGRNIPCLVYVSFSQKIYVYWRVELECMEPTSLQRVLEQRPEYTDLLHKLGVDTSDAEAVRKLIGDLLYRDSEQ, from the exons ATGTGTAGGAATGGTAAG CTGACCTGCGTGGGAGTAGGAGACCTCTGTAACAAAGGCAAA AACCTGGTAGTGGCTGTAGGTGCTGAAGGCTGGTTCCATCTGTTTGACATCGCCTCTGATGTAGCCAAAGCTGAATCCTCCAGCCAGCCCGAGTGGTTATTTGGAGATGACCAGAAGCCAAGTTTTACCCAGCACATCCCTGCCAACACTAAAGTCATGCTGATTAGTGACATTG acggTGATGGCCGCAGCGAGCTTGTTGTAGGCTACACTGACCGTGTGGTACGAGCTTTCCGATGGGAAGAGCCATCTGATGCGACTGACCTGACTGCTGGTCAGCTGGTTTTGTTAAAGAAGTGGCTCTTGGATGGGCag GTGGACAGTTTGTCGGTGAATCCGGGTGCAGATGGCAGACCCGAGCTCATGGTGTCTCAGCCAGGCTGTGGTTATGCCATTCTGCTCTGTTCCTGGACACAAGATGGCGCTGCAGCTGCAGCACCCGGAGAGAGCCGTTTAACTGCTTCTGCAAG aggagggTCCTCCAGAGACGTTGTTCTTCATCTGACCACTGGCCGCATTCATAACAAGAACGTGTCGACCCATTTGATTGGCAGCATCAGTAGAG GGTCCAAGGGAGACGACTCTAAAGGAGGCTTATTTGCTCTCTGCACTTTAGACG GTACCCTGAAGCTTATGGACAGCTCGGAGCAGCTTCTTTGGTCGGTGCAGGTGGATCACCAGCTCTTTGCACTGCAGAAACTGGATGTCACG GGTGACGGCAGAGAAGAGGTGGTGGCGTGTGCCTGGGACGGCCAAACGTACATCATCGACCACAACCGCACAGTGGTCCGATTCCAGTTTGACGAGAACGTGAATGCATTTTGTGCCG GCCTGTATGCGTGCAAGCAGGGCAGGAACATTCCATGTCTGGTGTATGTGAGCTTCAGTCAGAAGATCTATGTGTACTGGAGGGTTGAGCTGGAGTGCATGGAGCCCACcagcctgcagagagtactggAACAGAGGCCGGAATACACAGATCTGCTGCACAAACTGGGAGTGG ACACAAGTGACGCAGAAGCCGTTCGGAAGCTCATTGGAGATTTACTGTACAGAGATTCAGAACAATAA